The DNA segment aaagcacaggcagcagtttgtatcatcaggagGAGTTAATTATCATCTGAACCCAACATGATGAATCTGTACAGTGCTATCAAGCAAGGTGAACTTGTTTTTACCAATACAATGCATGAGAAGTCTGCCAGACCTAACCACCAGCCCTCCAGGCTAATCAAATGACATAACTGATGATTATACTGTGCTTGTTAATGTGCCAGACACCTTCAGCATGCCAAATAACCCATCAGATGCTGTTAGTCTGTGTGTCCCCAGTAGCAAGGAGCAATCAACTACCTTTTAGTTGGTATCAGAAGTTGTTTGCACAGCTCCAAGCAGTTTGTGGGTCGAAAAAGCTTCTGAACCAGAGCTCTTTTTTAAAATGGCTCTTGACAGCACCAGGAGCAAATAAATGCTTGCCTGCATTCACTTTAACCTTATCAGCCACAGTGACTGATAACACAATTTTCTTCAGTTAATAGTAAAAGTGATTTCCAGTACAGTGTTTCCCAAAGACAGTGCTTTTCTCCAGGAAATTCACAGTTACTCTTCCACCCTTTAGTCAGACATGAATTTTCTTTACAGCTCTGCTTGAGACAAGAGGGCTCCTAAGTTCTCTGCTCAAATTCAGTTCACAGGAAATAGTATCTACACCCCTAACTGGCTGGACAAGTCTGTCCCATTCCTCATGACAGTCTGCCTTAATTATACCCTTTCTGTGATTTCATACTAGCTGTGATCTGAGAAGCATCTGTACATCAGTCTACAAGAGACTGAGGAACTACAACTGGCACAGAACACATTACTACGTACAAGCCTATCCTGCAAATCAGGTTCCACTTCAGCACTTCACAGTGCTCAGGAACTGCAGCCCAAAAGGCTGAGGAGTCCAAGCAGAGCACCAGGAGATGAATGGATAAATAGATACATGAAGTCCACACAAGAAGTGCCAAGAGTAGCTAAAGACTAACGCAAATCTGACATCACACACAACGCTTAACTTTATGCTCATGGCATTTCCGCTACAAAGAACGACTGTAAGTGTCCCATCACGCAAAGTCTTACACCCCACGCACAGTCTGCCTTACCAAACCACGCCAGGCTATAAGGGAGGACGCCTAACGCACAGCTGCTTCCTTCCCCGTTCCTGCAGGGGGACAGCACCAAGGAACCCACTGGCACAACCGCTAGCGCCTTACCTCTCCGGGGGTGGAGAGAAGCCGCAAAAAGCCCGTTATGGGTAAACCACAAACCGCTGTCAGGGCCACGCAAACGCCGCGAAACCCGCCAGAAAGGGGCCTCGCCCCCTacggctgctgcagcagctcagggctctgAAGGACCCCCTCCTGCCCTTCGCAGCACCACAGAGCTCGCCGCCCCCGCGCCCGGGCTGACGGCAGAGTTTGTCCTGGCTGAACCCGGGACACCAGGGCTACCctggcccagcacagcccctcggCACCCACCTGCGCCGCCTCCCTTCATGCCGCCGCCCGGAgcctcccgccgccgccccgtGTGCCCCAGCAGCTGTTCCGCGCCCCTCACCCTGCGCCAGGCTCTCGCCGCTTCCGGCCGCCAACCCGGAAGCGTCCCCGGGAAGGCTCAGGCGCCCTTCCGTTCCCCGAAGGAAGCGTGGCGGCGGTGACTTCCGCTTCCGGTCCATGCCCTTGCCCGCCCGGAACCCGGCGGGATGCTGTTGGCAGTAACGCGGGGACTGGTGCGGGCCGCGCTGCGAGGTGAGTGTGGCGGGTtcgggaggcggcggcggcggcagggcTCGGCCAGCCCGTGGGCAGGGGCCGGAGGTTGGTGGTGGGTGAGACATGTTTGTTTCTCTCTGCAGCCGGCGCAGGCCCGGCGGCGGCGCAGGCCCAGGTCCAGGCCCGGCTGGCAGCGAGCTCCACCACCGAGACTCGCCGTGAGTGAGCGGGGCTAGCGACGGGAGCGGGGCGGGAACTGGCGTAGTCGGCGATTGGAGCCAGTGGGTTGGGAAGGCAGTGGAGGAGCCCGAGACAAGCGCCGGTGTCCTCGCCAGTGTCCCCGCCAGTGTCCCTGCCAGCGGCCCCGCCAGTGTCCCTGCCAGCGGCCCGAGTGTCTCTGTTACCACTCCCAGTGGCCGTGCAGTTGCCTGGTGGCTCTGGCAGCTCCTGGCCCGGACCCAGGCTGTCCGGCTACCCTCGGGGCGTTTCTGTGCAACACGGCCCCGTCAGTGACTGTCACAAATGGCAGGCACCGGTCATGCAGGGATCCATGTTCTTGTGCCAAAGATTAGCTCCGTTGGTAGCCACTTGCTTGCCTTAGATTGCCGTCTATAGCCTTCCTCGTGGCTCTGCTCGCATACTCTGCCCCAGCTGGGcaacagcttcattgctctgaTCTTTGAGGAGTATTTGTAAtcataacagaaaaaaacaggaaaaaaaaaaaaaacaagatgaGATCCCAGGTTGTTTGGATGACGGGGGTGTTGGCACATCAAACAAACCCAGGATTATCTTAGACCCTTTTTGGACCCTGGCTGAGTGTCATGAACAGGATGTCAGCTCAGATTGTTTTGtcatctctgcctctgtcttGCTATTTCTTCTCCATCATCCTGTCGGACTGTCCCTCCAACTGTATTCACAGCACACACTAAAAATTCTGCCTAGCACTGACACACATTCTCTTTCTTATCCAAGTCTCTAGTTCCATGCTCTGTGTACAACAGCACATGTATGTTGCTGTAGTCTGGTCTCTGTTACAGTGTCCTATATATTCCATTGTGCAAATATGTTGTGTTTAGATTCAGATTGACCATTAAAAAAACTCTGCAAGTTATCTGAGGCTGAAGCTGCCTGGCTTCTGTCAGAGATCCTGAGAGACAGCTAGACTGATGAAAGGGATTTTTAAGTCAGGGATGGGAGTTGCTGGTCTTCTTTCTGTATTCCTAGCCATGATCTTAGGAACTTTGTTTTTGTCCTTAGCTACTGTCAGACCAAAAAATGAAGTagaacagaagcagctgtgtgcttTTGGGGAGTATGTGGCTGAGATTCTGCCCAAATACATCCAGCAAGTACAGGTAGGTGCTGTCTGAGAAGTTGTTCTTGTTGGGGCAACAGGACCCACTGAACACACCACTTGTTTGTCAGCTGTTTCCAGAAGTTGTTCTGGGGGCGAAAGATTGTCAGAACTACATGAAAGTCACTACTGTTACTGAGCCCCTTTATCTGATGCCATTATGTGTCTGCTGTACCACATACTCGCTTTGTTTGGATGTTCTGCTGGATTCAGTGCAATGTTTGATCAGGCTGTTGGTGTTCCTCGTGCCCTTTCCACTGTTTTCATCAGGTGACCTGTTTCAATGAACTGGAACTGTTGATCCATCCAGATGGAATTATTCCGGTTCTGACCTTCCTTCGAGACCACACTAATGCCCAGTTCAAATCCTTGGCTGACTTGActgctgtggatgtcccctcccggCAGTACCGCTTTGAGGTAAGAGCTGCTGGTCATCATAGGACTTGCAGAGTGTTGTGAGTGCTGATGGCTCTTGGGGGGGGGTTGCAGCTCTGACCACAGATTTTGCTTTTGGACAGCgaaaagaaaatctgttctGAAATGCTAGGCGTTGTTTAATTGTTGACCAAGGAAGCAGTAGTAGGTCTGATACTGCATGGGTTCTTAGCCTGGCTTTCCTTTTGTGCTAATTTGAAAGTCTCTCCCCATTTATTAATTAActtctttatttattaatttttcttttttttgtttggtttcagcAATGTCTAGAGGCTTTTTTCTGACCAGATGCAAGTTGGGGCCCTTCTGTCTTCCATGCTGCAGTCAACACAACTGAtcatgttttcctttaaatccAATCAATCTTCATAacaattttcttcttctaaaaacaaaacaaaaagtgtttagatgtttttaaaacattctCTGAAAGTTGGGACAAGCAGGTGTTCAGAAAGCTCTCAGAAGGTTTTGAGCACTGAACTTCTGCTAACTTTCAGTGAACATTGGAGATATTATTCCCTTAGGTACTTTTGAGCTTCCCACCATAGAGCCTTTCAGCTGCACATCAAGATAGAAAAGATATGTCTCTGGGGAAACCATAGGCTCAGCATATTTCCCCCTACTGTGAAAAAGCTTTCCTCACAGTAGTATTGCTAATGTTACTGTAGTTTAACTTTGGAAGATTTGTCCAAGACAGTGGCAGAAGATAGCTGGGGCTGGCATACTGTATGAGGCTGGCCATAGTTTGGGCAGCCTCACAAAGAGCTCTCTGTCTTCCCATAATTAGTCTGGGCAAACTGTCTTTTGGGTGAGAGGAGTGAACTGGGATATGTTTAGTTCCCAGTGAGTGACAAGAATAATGGAAAGTAACTGATTTATTTCCCTCTTTGGCTTATCTTGTGATATTAAATCACTTACCCACAGCTGCTCAGAGAGTGAGACTGAGGAATGGCAGGTTTGCCATCTGTCAGCTGATCAGACGTCTGTTGTTTCCTTTGCTGAAAAGTCAGTGTATTTCTTCTTACCAGCATCCAGTGGGAGAAAGCTAGTAGTTGATTGCCATTTTCTTTGTGACAGGTCATTGAATGCCTGTTGTCAAATCTCTCCACCCGTCAGTATTCTCTTTTTTCAGGATTTCTTCAGGATACTTTAGCTCTTCTCCATCAGTCATGTTTTCTAAATTGCGTAAGTTTTGTTACACTTTTAAGGACCAAAGCCATAAGCTCCTGGAACCTGAGTCGTGATGGTGTCTTTTAATGCCCAGCTCTGAAGTGCTGGCTGTGATTCTGCTGCTAAGGAATGTTTGAAACCATATTCAGGTGTCCTTGCTTAGCCACTGTTGTACTGCAGAGAGACCTGTTAGTGCCACATGAGACCAATGCCTTGCTTTGTTCTGCTTCAGATTGTGTACAACCTCCTGTCTCTGCGGTTCAACACCCGTATCCGTGTGAAGACATACACCGACGAGCTGACACCCCTCGACTCAGCCGTGTCCGTGCACAAGGCAGCAAACTGGTACGAGAGGGAGGTGAGTTGCAGTGTATCTGGGAGCACAGCTGTGTTGGGCATGGGTTGTGGTTTCCTGATTAAATTGATTCCTGTGGCTCTGAGGAAGAAAGACGGAAGTGTTTCCTTGGTCACCTTTTTAGAGTAGgagatttgcttttttttgtgtttgatttGCTTTTGATTGAGTTCCTGCATCAGCTTAGCTGGAACTGCACAGAGCCAGGAACATAACTGAACTTTTATGGACATAATACAtgaagggttttgtttttttctaatctAATTCAACTCATTTGGCTCTCTTTCGTTTAGATCTGGGACATGTTTGGTGTTTTCTTCGCCAACCACCCTGATCTAAGGCGAATCCTCACAGACTATGGGTTCGAGGGCCATCCTTTCCGGAAGGACTTTCCACTCTCTGGTTACGTGGAGGTAGGAGATACACTCATGTCTGAAGCTACAAACTGCTAAAGATTCATGAGAGCAGgccccagcaatgccaggtagACAAATCAGCTTATTCCAGTGACTCAGGAGAAACTCCTTTGTCATATGGTGAACTAAACGTGTGGACCTCATATGGTTTATAGGCTGGGCACTCCTAATTCAGAGTGGTTAGTTAGGGCACTTGAGGTACCTAGTAGCAAAGAAGAAGGGTTTTCCTGTAAAGTCCAGAGGTCTTGGTGGCATCTGATGAATAATGAGGAGAATCAAAGCTGTGACAGAGGCATAAGAAGTAGGATTGCCTGTACCAGAGGGTGATCTGGGTCATTACTGTGTACAGCTAATAGCAGAAGTGCTATGGGGACTGTGGGAAAATGACTGGCCTGTGTCCTTTGCGCTCTCCTAGCTGCGGTATGATGATGAGGTGAAACGGGTAGTGGCAGAGCCTGTTGAGCTATCCCAGGAATTCCGCAAGTTTGATCTGAACAGTCCTTGGGAGGCATTTCCTGCCTATCGCCCAGCACCGGAAACCCTGAAAATAGAAGCTGGAGCCAAGAAAGAAGATGCAAAATAGCTGCAGAATGGAGCAGATGCACAGCCACTATCCTTTCTGTTCTAGCACAGTATTTATAATAATAAACATTGATAAGAGATTCTTGCCTGTTGTTGTCATGAATAATGGTGTTTTTGATGAACAGCACAGGGTGAGGAGTGCTAATTTATTGATCATCTAACTGGTAGCTGTTTGAGTTGGAGGACACTGAATTTGTCTGTTTGGTTTGCAAATTGACTGGAGTGCAGGAAGTGCAAAGTGACTGGAGTGCTCGGGTGCTTTCTGCACACTATTGATGCCTGTCCCTGCCTGGAGCACTCACTTGACACTGTCCTGTTTAAGCAGCTGTGCAGCTTAAACCATGGGACAGCAGGATCTGAGCTCTGAGATGGGTGTTGGGGAGATCATAATCTTACAGCAAACAGGCAAAGCTCTTGTAAACAGTTCTGATGCGGTTGTTAGGACACACAAAACATGTACCTGGATCCAGACCAAAACCACCGGAAATCCATGCATTGTTTCCTTGACAACTGGGTCAGCGTCTGTTCCCCGGGCAAAAGGAGGAGTTGCAGGTAATCTCTCACATGCCATTGTCTCACTCCGGCTTTTTCTCACAATCAGTCTGTACTTTCTCCAGTATCTTCAGGTTGTGGTTTTTCCAGTCAAAAGTATCTCTCTTCCCTCATCCTATAGGCAAGAGTCTGTGCCTTTTTGTCCCTACTCCAGTTACTTTGAACTGTACGTTATAATAGCATTGCC comes from the Indicator indicator isolate 239-I01 chromosome 4, UM_Iind_1.1, whole genome shotgun sequence genome and includes:
- the NDUFS3 gene encoding NADH dehydrogenase [ubiquinone] iron-sulfur protein 3, mitochondrial, which gives rise to MLLAVTRGLVRAALRAGAGPAAAQAQVQARLAASSTTETRPTVRPKNEVEQKQLCAFGEYVAEILPKYIQQVQVTCFNELELLIHPDGIIPVLTFLRDHTNAQFKSLADLTAVDVPSRQYRFEIVYNLLSLRFNTRIRVKTYTDELTPLDSAVSVHKAANWYEREIWDMFGVFFANHPDLRRILTDYGFEGHPFRKDFPLSGYVELRYDDEVKRVVAEPVELSQEFRKFDLNSPWEAFPAYRPAPETLKIEAGAKKEDAK